A stretch of Gorilla gorilla gorilla isolate KB3781 chromosome 9, NHGRI_mGorGor1-v2.1_pri, whole genome shotgun sequence DNA encodes these proteins:
- the HBE1 gene encoding hemoglobin subunit epsilon gives MVHFTAEEKAAVTSLWSKMNVEEAGGEALGRLLVVYPWTQRFFDSFGNLSSPSAILGNPKVKAHGKKVLTSFGDAIKNMDNLKPAFAKLSELHCDKLHVDPENFKLLGNVMVIILATHFGKEFTPEVQAAWQKLVSAVAIALAHKYH, from the exons ATGGTGCATTTTACTGCTGAGGAGAAGGCTGCCGTCACTAGCCTGTGGAGCAAGATGAATGTGGAAGAGGCTGGAGGTGAAGCCTTGGGCAG ACTCCTCGTTGTTTACCCCTGGACCCAGAGATTTTTTGACAGCTTTGGAAACCTGTCGTCTCCCTCTGCCATCCTGGGCAACCCCAAGGTCAAGGCCCATGGCAAGAAGGTGCTGACTTCCTTTGGAGATGCTATTAAAAACATGGACAACCTCAAGCCCGCCTTTGCTAAGCTGAGTGAGCTGCACTGTGACAAGCTGCATGTGGATCCTGAGAACTTCAAG CTCCTGGGTAACGTGATGGTGATTATTCTGGCTACTCACTTTGGCAAGGAGTTCACCCCTGAAGTGCAGGCTGCCTGGCAGAAGCTGGTGTCTGCTGTCGCCATTGCCCTGGCCCATAAGTACCACTGA